A window of Ananas comosus cultivar F153 linkage group 4, ASM154086v1, whole genome shotgun sequence contains these coding sequences:
- the LOC109709507 gene encoding GEM-like protein 1 gives MKGGTNGGGGAGAGEGRWGTWVMGTPVAPHAHPVNQQAATWVAVDYSPSSYPANPTVNHHSYMNYSIPPGPSSSSSSSAAAAGLQQQQQQQQQPHDPYVQVSPISGSAGKSPMEMILKVLGRCSKKLEDTTRKAGGVAGNVWHHLKTGPSLTDAAMSKLAQGTKVLAEGGNDKVFQQIFGTFPGEQLRKAYACYLSTSSGPVIGTLYLSTTRICFCSDNPLCHNTSQGPHEWIYYKVVVPLDQLRVVNPSASMWNPAEKYIQIVTTDNHEFWFMGFVSYDKALKNLLEALHQAHSGANRTQTNS, from the exons ATGAAGGGCGGGAcgaatggaggaggaggagcaggagcaggagaAGGGCGGTGGGGCACGTGGGTGATGGGCACGCCGGTTGCGCCCCACGCCCATCCGGTCAACCAGCAGGCTGCCACGTGGGTCGCCGTCGATTACAGCCCCTCCTCCTACCCCGCCAACCCAACTGTAAACCACCACTCCTACATGAACTATTCCATCCCTCCCGGTccctcgtcgtcgtcttcttcctcagcagcagcagcaggactccagcagcagcagcagcagcagcagcagccccaCGACCCATATGTTCAGGTTTCCCCTATCTCCGGATCCGCTGGCAAGA GCCCCATGGAGATGATCCTCAAAGTCTTGGGCCGATGCAGCAAGAAGCTGGAGGACACCACTCGAAAGGCTGGAGGCGTTGCTGGAAATGTCTGGCACCATC TTAAAACGGGGCCTAGCCTTACTGATGCAGCCATGTCTAAGCTCGCACAAGGAACTAAAGTGCTTGCTGAAGGGGGAAACGACAAAGTTTTCCAGCAGATATTTGGTACTTTTCCAGGAGAACAACTTCGAAAGGCATATGCCTGTTATCTTTCTACTTCATCAGGTCCTGTGATAGGAACTCTCTATCTGTCAACCACGCGGATTTGTTTTTGCAGTGACAATCCTCTCTGTCATAATACCTCCCAAGGTCCGCATGAGTGGATTTATTACAAG GTGGTTGTGCCACTAGATCAACTGAGGGTGGTGAATCCTTCAGCTAGCATGTGGAATCCTGCAGAGAAGTACATTCAGATTGTGACAACAGACAACCATGAGTTCTGGTTCATGGGCTTTGTATCATATGATAAAGCACTCAAGAATCTATTGGAGGCTCTACACCAGGCTCATTCTGGTGCCAATCGCACTCAGACAAACAGCTAG
- the LOC109709520 gene encoding rhomboid-like protein 14, mitochondrial — MERGRSGGVWRGMLPLLGLHVANEYYRLGRKPPVTAGLILANTLIYLRPGPLHRILPTVDQVCFNPHLILKYGDMRRFFLSAFYHMGESHLVYNMMSLLWKGIQLETSMGSVEFASMVAALLGLSQGITLLLSKGLLLLFDYETAYYHQFAVGFSGVLFAMKVVLNARSDDEYSYVHGMIIPTRHAAWAELILIQLFVPGVSFLGHLGGILAGLAYLQLRGSFLGSDPLALLIRNFVGAVSWPLRFVRSLFSFQRPRISGRGRVGRNLPGRVVAAAVWRCPVCTYDNSAWVDVCEMCSTVRQDHHHDFSRTHPSDRSGDLSLEELRRRRLERFER, encoded by the exons ATGGAGCGTGGGAGGAGCGGCGGGGTGTGGCGAGGGATGCTTCCGCTGCTGGGGCTGCACGTGGCGAACGAGTACTACCGGCTGGGGCGGAAGCCGCCCGTGACGGCGGGGCTTATCCTGGCCAACACCCTCATCTACCTGCGCCCCGGCCCTCTTCACAGGATCCTCCCCACGGTCGACCAGGTCTGCTTCAACCCCCACCTCATCCTCAAG TACGGCGACATGAGGCGCTTCTTCTTATCAGCTTTCTATCACATGGGCGAATCCCACCTGGTCTACAATATGATGTCTTTGCTATGGAAAGGCATCCAACTCGAAACTTCTATGGGCAGTGTTGAGTTTGCGTCAATGGTTGCAGCTCTTCTGGGATTGTCACAAGGTATCACCCTACTCCTGTCAAAGGGCTTGCTTCTCTTATTCGATTATGAAACAGCATACTACCACCAGTTTGCTGTTGGATTCTCCGGGGTGTTATTCGCCATGAAGGTGGTGCTGAATGCGCGGTCAGATGACGAATACTCTTATGTTCATGGAATGATAATCCCGACAAGGCATGCTGCATGGGCTGAATTGATTCTTATTCAGCTTTTTGTGCCAGGGGTGTCATTTCTGGGGCACCTTGGTGGAATACTTGCCGGGCTGGCCTACCTTCAGTTGAGAGGATCATTTTTGGGCTCTGATCCGCTCGCTCTTCTCATACGAAATTTTGTGGGAGCTGTGAGTTGGCCTTTGAGGTTTGTGCGAAGTCTTTTCAGTTTTCAGCGGCCCCGTATATCGGGAAGGGGGAGAGTTGGCCGTAATCTGCCTGGGAGGGTTGTAGCTGCTGCTGTTTGGAGGTGCCCTGTATGTACTTACGACAATTCAGCATGGGTGGATGTATGTGAGATGTGCAGCACGGTACGTCAAGATCATCATCATGACTTCAGTCGAACACATCCATCTGACAGAAGCGGGGACCTTTCACTGGAAGAGCTGCGTCGCAGGAGGCTAGAAAGGTTTGAGCGATGA